CGTGGCAATCCCCTGGCGTTCCTCGATGCATTCCGGCGAGCCCATTTCGAACTCGCGGCAGATCAGCGGGCGTTTTTCGTAGATCGTGCACATCATCGTGTCGCGATCCAGTGCCGCGCACCAGCCGTCGTCCAGACGCAACATCACTTCACCACCCCAATCATCGGTGTCGATATAGCGCTCGGGCACGCCGGTGTCGGTGATCAGCAGCACTTCGAGCTGACAGCAGCAGGCCGCGCAGGTCGAACAGGTGACGGCGGGCTCGTCGATTGGCTGGAGGGGAATGGTTTTCATGGGCGCCAGTGTACGGCAGTGCCCGATAGGTGTGTGAAAGCCCTGACAGACGATTAGTCTTTCAGACGTCCGGACAGTTGGTGCAACAATGGAAACAGCAGCGCCCACAACAGACCGATGCCGATCAAAGTCGGTAACTCGCCGTAGGGAAACTGCACCCCGGCCAGTCTTCCACCGGCGCAATACGATAACGCGCCACCGACGGCCCCGAGCACACTCGCCAGCCACCAGGGCCGGGCGCTCCATTGCAGGCAGTGTCGCAATGTCGTGGCGAGCAACGCCCACAACAACATCAGCCACAGCGGAATCAACGGCGACAGATCCTTGAACTCGAAGACCCCGAGACCGCGCAGACCGCTGTCCACGGCGGTGCCCAGAATCACCACGCTGAGAATCAGCCGACCCTCCGCCGCCCAACTGCTGATCCAGCGCAAATGAATCACCAGCACCGCCAACGCCATCAGCAACCACAGACTGTTGCCGCCGAGCACGCAGGCCAGCCAGCCGATCTGGAACAGAACAGCATTGGCGATCCGCTCAAGCATCGAAGCGCCCGAGCAACGGTGCCGGCATGGCCGCCGGTTTGGCCAACAGCAATTGCGCGGTGCCGATGGTGCGTTCGAGAAATCCGCCCTCGCAGTAGCACAGATAAAACTCCCACAGCCGCAGGAAATAATCGTCGTAGCCCAGTTCGCTCAGGCGGGCGTGGGCGTGGCGAAAATTTTCGTGCCACAGGCGAAGGGTCCGGGCGTAGTGCAGGCCGAAGTCTTCCATGTGCAGCAGGTTCATGTCGGTGTCGCGGCTGACGATTTCGAGCATCTTCTGCACGCAGGGTAGGGCGCCACCGGGAAAGATATAACGCTGGATGAAATCCACGCCGCGTTTCGCCTGCTCGTAGCGCTGGTCCCGGATGGTGATCGCCTGCAGCAGCATCAGCCCGTTGCTCTTGAGCAGGTGCGCACATTGCTTGAAGTAGGTCGGCAGGAATCGATGGCCGACCGCCTCGATCATCTCGATCGACACCAGTTTGTCGTACTGGCCGGTGAGGTCGCGGTAGTCCTTGAGCAGCAGCGTCACCCGGTCCTGCAAGCCGAGGCTTTCGATGCGCCGGGCCGTGAACGCGTATTGCTCTTTGGACAGCGTGGTCGTGGTGACTTTGCAGCCATAGTGCTGCGCTGCATACAGCGCCATGCTGCCCCAGCCGGTGCCGATCTCCAGCAGGTGATCGCCGGGCTTGAGCGCGAGTTTCTGGCAGATCCGCTCCAGTTTGTTCAGCTGCGCCTGTTCCAGGCTGTCGTCGGGGCTAAGGAATTGCGCTGCCGAATACATCATGGTCGGGTCGAGAAACTGCTCGAACAGATCGTTGCCGAGGTCGTAGTGCGCGGCGATGTTTTTCTGCGAACCCTTGCGCGTGTTGCGGTTGAGCCAGTGCAGACCGCGCACCAGCGGCCGGCCGATTTTCGCCAGTCCGCCCTCCATGCCGTCGAGCACCTCAAGGTTGCTGACGAAGACGCGTACTACGGCTGTCAGGTCCGGCGAACTCCAGTAGCCATGGATGAAGGCTTCACCGGCACCGATCGAGCCGTTACCCGCAACCATGCCCCACACCGCCGAATCGAGGACATGAATCTCGCCCAGCAACGCACTGCCCGGCGTGCCGAAGACCTGGCGTTCGCCGTCCTCGATCACCACCAGTTGCCCATGTTTGAGTTGTGCGAGCTGGCGCAGTACG
The sequence above is a segment of the Pseudomonas sp. HS6 genome. Coding sequences within it:
- a CDS encoding YkgJ family cysteine cluster protein produces the protein MKTIPLQPIDEPAVTCSTCAACCCQLEVLLITDTGVPERYIDTDDWGGEVMLRLDDGWCAALDRDTMMCTIYEKRPLICREFEMGSPECIEERQGIATAYL
- a CDS encoding cyclopropane-fatty-acyl-phospholipid synthase family protein, producing the protein MKSSSVSARALPFSTHGITSSLLRRGVLRQLAQLKHGQLVVIEDGERQVFGTPGSALLGEIHVLDSAVWGMVAGNGSIGAGEAFIHGYWSSPDLTAVVRVFVSNLEVLDGMEGGLAKIGRPLVRGLHWLNRNTRKGSQKNIAAHYDLGNDLFEQFLDPTMMYSAAQFLSPDDSLEQAQLNKLERICQKLALKPGDHLLEIGTGWGSMALYAAQHYGCKVTTTTLSKEQYAFTARRIESLGLQDRVTLLLKDYRDLTGQYDKLVSIEMIEAVGHRFLPTYFKQCAHLLKSNGLMLLQAITIRDQRYEQAKRGVDFIQRYIFPGGALPCVQKMLEIVSRDTDMNLLHMEDFGLHYARTLRLWHENFRHAHARLSELGYDDYFLRLWEFYLCYCEGGFLERTIGTAQLLLAKPAAMPAPLLGRFDA
- a CDS encoding DUF2878 domain-containing protein, encoding MLERIANAVLFQIGWLACVLGGNSLWLLMALAVLVIHLRWISSWAAEGRLILSVVILGTAVDSGLRGLGVFEFKDLSPLIPLWLMLLWALLATTLRHCLQWSARPWWLASVLGAVGGALSYCAGGRLAGVQFPYGELPTLIGIGLLWALLFPLLHQLSGRLKD